Genomic window (Sphingomonas sp. S1-29):
AGTTCGGTCGCCAGATGCGCCTGGGCGGCGCCCGCGACGATCGGCTTGAAGGTCGCGAAGGCCGATCGCAGCCGGCGCAGCGCCACCCTCGCCTGGTGCAGCGCCGCCGGATTGCGCCCCGCCTGGAGCAGCGCTTCGTTGAGCCGGAACTGGCGGATGCTGGCCTGGACGATCCGACCGAACGCCTGCGCGGCGGTGGCGGCGCGGGGCAGCACCACCGGCCCCGCCTTCGCCATCGCCGGTGCCTCAGCCGACAGCCGATAGCCGCGCTCGGCCTTGCTGAGCACCTCGAGCCGCACCGGCGCGACCGCGTCGATGCGGCGCGCGAGCGCGAACAAGGCGGCGGGATCGCCCTGTTTGAGTTCGAGTTCGAGCTCGCAGATCGGCGTGATCCGCTCGCCCGCCACCGCCTCGCCGCGGTCGAGCGCCACTTCGATCACCGCGCCATCCTGCTCGACGATCGAGCGCCGCCGTTCGATCAGCACGTCGAAGATCGGCGCGATGGCGTCGGTTGCCTCACCGAGCGCCGCCGCCACCGGGGTCCGATCGTCGAGCACCGGGGTGTCGCCGTCGACCGGAAACTCCCATTCGGCGCGCGCGAACAGCCCGGCGGTGCTCGCGCCATCGGCCTTCACCGTCTGCACCCAGCCGCCGCGCGCATGGCGGACCCGCAGCGATAGGCCTGCCTTCGCCAGGGCAAGATCGGGGGTGTCGAAATAGATCGAACGCTGCGCCAAGACCCCGATACCATCGGGCCAGAGCCCGCTGGCTTCGATCAGATCAGCTGCCGGCGGCGTCAGCTCGAGCTTCAGTTCGATCTCGTCGCCCATGCGTTCCTCTTCGACCGCGCAGCTTTGGCTGAAGGACCAGCCGGACGCCGCCGGAAGACAACGGTAGGACAAAATAGATCAAGCGTCGACATTCGACTTTTGGCTGCCGATGCGCCATAGTACAGCTCCAAGGTCAGGCTCCTTGGCCAAGGGCAGTAAACCGTGTCCGAATCGCTAGTTTCCGCGCCGCTGCCGGCTCTAGAGAGCGTCGATGTCATAGCGCTTGTCGCCGATGCCGTGGTTTGCGCCGACGAAGAAGGCCGCATCCTGCTGTTCAACCAGGCCGCCGAACGCGCCTTTGGCTATTCGGCCATCGAGATCATCGGCCAGCCGATCGAAATATTGCTTCCCGAGCGCAACCGCGCCGAGCATGCGCG
Coding sequences:
- a CDS encoding CHAD domain-containing protein: MGDEIELKLELTPPAADLIEASGLWPDGIGVLAQRSIYFDTPDLALAKAGLSLRVRHARGGWVQTVKADGASTAGLFARAEWEFPVDGDTPVLDDRTPVAAALGEATDAIAPIFDVLIERRRSIVEQDGAVIEVALDRGEAVAGERITPICELELELKQGDPAALFALARRIDAVAPVRLEVLSKAERGYRLSAEAPAMAKAGPVVLPRAATAAQAFGRIVQASIRQFRLNEALLQAGRNPAALHQARVALRRLRSAFATFKPIVAGAAQAHLATELRWLACELGNARNLDVLLGRVGPGGLHDRLAAARDAAYARVAEVLGAPRVRTLMLDLAAWTFAGDWTRLPTLAPDRDEPVREAAGRALDRFHRKVIKGGRHLETIDDESRHQLRKDAKKLRYASDFFASVFGRKRERRRHRKFVAALEALQDQLGALNDLATAPQLLATLGIAPDATPLAEGGHRAKLLKQAARAHADLHDRKRYWR